From Verrucomicrobiota bacterium, one genomic window encodes:
- a CDS encoding four helix bundle protein, protein MGAIHHFEDFEAFKTAREFVRATGTTVRQPAFRPENQLRWQIERALISILSNFAEGFERSGRQEFIQFLTIAKGSTGEAKAQLIYALDQGLIDEPAYQVLASKADSTLAQFGGLLKYLVESAPDSAKAKRRAQ, encoded by the coding sequence ATGGGTGCGATACACCATTTCGAGGATTTCGAAGCATTCAAGACCGCTCGGGAATTTGTGCGTGCGACGGGTACCACGGTCCGCCAACCCGCTTTCCGGCCTGAAAACCAGCTGCGCTGGCAGATCGAAAGGGCCCTTATCTCAATCTTATCGAATTTCGCCGAAGGTTTCGAAAGGAGTGGGCGCCAGGAATTCATCCAATTTCTGACGATCGCCAAAGGTTCGACCGGCGAAGCCAAGGCCCAACTGATCTACGCCTTGGATCAAGGATTAATCGACGAACCGGCTTACCAAGTCCTCGCTTCAAAAGCCGATTCCACGCTGGCTCAATTCGGAGGTTTGCTGAAGTACCTGGTCGAGTCCGCGCCCGATAGTGCCAAAGCAAAACGCCGGGCCCAATAG
- a CDS encoding L,D-transpeptidase has product MRQILLRTLVVGTAIGLAFLSGCSILETSSTSSGRSYTVVAHKPRNPNAVRVKVSLQNRMVYVMEGSRPLLVTPTTIGKPGAVTPTGSFHVTGKIRDKRSNTYGFWARANDVRPGTSSHAPGPGYHYVGYPMAYWVEFAPAYGFHQGAVWPIGHSHGCLRLHPNAAPKFFALVHTGTPVNIAQTQPEDATIGRNVTRPQDYKDPDPPASYMISSRVFAPLSGPLLVD; this is encoded by the coding sequence ATGAGACAAATTCTCCTCCGGACCCTAGTTGTCGGGACCGCCATCGGGTTGGCCTTCCTGAGCGGTTGTTCCATCCTCGAAACCTCTTCCACCTCGTCGGGAAGGTCCTACACCGTCGTTGCCCACAAACCTCGAAACCCCAACGCCGTCCGCGTCAAGGTTTCCCTGCAGAACCGCATGGTCTACGTGATGGAAGGAAGCCGGCCGCTCCTGGTCACCCCGACCACCATCGGCAAGCCCGGCGCCGTCACGCCGACCGGCAGTTTCCATGTGACCGGAAAAATCCGGGATAAACGTTCCAATACGTACGGGTTTTGGGCGAGAGCCAACGATGTCCGGCCCGGAACGAGCAGTCACGCCCCGGGCCCAGGGTACCATTACGTCGGTTACCCCATGGCTTACTGGGTTGAATTCGCGCCGGCTTACGGCTTTCACCAGGGCGCCGTGTGGCCGATCGGGCACTCGCACGGTTGCCTGCGGTTGCACCCCAACGCCGCGCCGAAGTTTTTCGCCCTGGTTCATACGGGCACCCCGGTAAACATCGCCCAGACTCAGCCTGAAGACGCCACCATCGGCCGAAATGTGACCCGTCCCCAGGACTACAAAGACCCGGATCCGCCCGCCAGTTACATGATCTCCAGCCGGGTGTTTGCGCCGCTGTCAGGGCCGCTGCTCGTCGACTGA
- a CDS encoding prepilin-type N-terminal cleavage/methylation domain-containing protein: MKKLIQNRRSAGWNLIEIIVAVAIGASIAAAGVAAYQGEAQKAAIAKAKDFISQVETKKQQLLADANSGDTNAIADIAHVAQQIRVQGVPLTGTPSTDAAALGFKTLNYGNMDTVAADGTVTAETEPAYVQVNSGQYVVSNTITSTAPSY, from the coding sequence GTGAAAAAACTTATCCAGAATCGTCGGTCAGCCGGTTGGAACCTGATCGAAATCATCGTCGCCGTCGCTATCGGAGCCAGCATCGCAGCTGCTGGCGTCGCTGCTTATCAAGGTGAAGCACAAAAGGCCGCCATCGCAAAGGCCAAAGACTTCATCTCACAGGTGGAGACCAAGAAGCAGCAGCTTCTTGCCGACGCCAACAGCGGTGACACGAATGCCATCGCTGATATCGCCCATGTGGCACAACAGATCAGAGTGCAAGGCGTGCCTTTAACGGGAACCCCGAGCACCGACGCTGCGGCGCTCGGGTTCAAAACCCTTAATTACGGGAACATGGATACTGTCGCCGCGGACGGTACGGTCACCGCCGAGACAGAACCTGCCTATGTTCAGGTTAACAGCGGTCAGTACGTCGTCAGCAACACGATTACGTCGACCGCCCCTTCGTACTAA
- a CDS encoding 4-hydroxy-3-methylbut-2-enyl diphosphate reductase, with protein sequence MATELTPAPARKKINLRTPDVMARVQEQVESHYRSTVVERIRANGGILSVRDTTVRLAKQFGFCYGVERAIDLAYAARKVFQDKRVFILGEIIHNPAVNEQIAAMGIKNLIGPHKEAEICDLTADDVVIVPAFGTDLETLARIQERGCQLVDTTCGDVMSVWKRVRQNAAEEVTSIIHGKAEHEETKATSSRALGAGRGHYLVVLTLADVDYVCDYIRHGGSKEEFLLKFTNAHSPGFDPDVHLRAVGVANQTTMLRGETEEVQRRIRAAILDRDGSAAAAKHFRFFDTICGATQERQDALTELLTEKMDLLLVVGGYNSSNTSHLAEMGEVKLPTYFVRGADKLESRDWITHYNLHQKAEIVTRDWLPSGPVTIGITAGASCPNNLIEETILRVYELRGVPVEEVTGNS encoded by the coding sequence ATGGCTACCGAATTGACGCCTGCTCCGGCCCGTAAAAAGATCAACCTGCGCACGCCGGACGTGATGGCGCGGGTGCAGGAGCAGGTGGAATCGCATTACCGCAGCACCGTGGTCGAGCGTATCCGGGCGAACGGGGGAATCCTGTCCGTCCGGGACACCACGGTGCGCCTAGCCAAACAGTTCGGGTTTTGTTACGGGGTCGAACGCGCCATCGATCTGGCGTACGCCGCCCGGAAAGTGTTCCAGGACAAGCGCGTGTTCATCCTGGGCGAGATCATCCATAACCCTGCGGTCAACGAGCAGATCGCCGCGATGGGGATCAAGAACCTGATCGGGCCGCACAAGGAAGCCGAGATCTGCGACCTGACCGCGGACGACGTCGTCATTGTCCCGGCGTTCGGCACGGACCTCGAAACCCTGGCCCGAATCCAGGAGCGCGGCTGCCAGCTCGTCGATACCACGTGCGGGGACGTCATGAGCGTCTGGAAACGGGTACGGCAAAATGCGGCCGAGGAGGTTACCTCGATCATTCACGGCAAGGCCGAGCACGAAGAAACGAAAGCGACCTCGTCGCGTGCCTTGGGTGCCGGCCGCGGCCATTACCTGGTTGTCCTTACCCTGGCGGATGTCGACTACGTCTGCGACTACATCCGGCACGGCGGCAGCAAGGAAGAATTTCTGCTAAAATTCACCAATGCCCATTCGCCCGGGTTTGATCCCGATGTGCACCTGCGCGCGGTCGGCGTTGCAAACCAGACCACGATGCTGCGCGGCGAGACCGAAGAAGTGCAGCGCCGCATCCGGGCCGCGATCCTCGACCGCGACGGTTCGGCGGCGGCCGCAAAGCATTTTCGCTTTTTCGACACGATCTGCGGGGCAACCCAGGAACGCCAGGACGCATTGACTGAGCTCCTGACGGAAAAAATGGACCTGCTGCTCGTGGTCGGCGGCTACAACAGCTCCAACACCTCTCACCTGGCGGAGATGGGCGAGGTGAAACTGCCGACGTACTTCGTCCGGGGTGCCGACAAGCTCGAAAGCCGGGACTGGATCACGCATTATAACCTGCACCAGAAGGCGGAGATCGTGACTCGCGACTGGCTGCCCTCGGGACCGGTCACGATCGGGATCACGGCCGGCGCTTCCTGCCCCAACAACCTTATCGAGGAAACGATCCTGCGGGTGTATGAACTCCGCGGGGTACCGGTGGAGGAGGTTACGGGTAACTCGTAA
- a CDS encoding HlyD family secretion protein: MKISDFIAGAKHQEAESSLSRASPETVPDPGSAGPVPVPGPDAECREGTSRSPGAAGRRTAAGIVCLAIVAAIGFGLWREGTPSTDQASVERDAYPVSSQTTGTIAKIFVSNGQYVRAGDLLVEMDKREVETELAAAAAEVIRDQATLQASAARLAKAQPALEKAVLAVRHRERELDTALLDYQAVLGVQAKKGIPPAWLSAARKGYEEALSLYSQAKATLAAAIERVQSDQELRATLAVKLQSAQATIQRAEQQLSDARIYAKVNGRVLFDKSKLAQHLRAGEVFLRLMGDPCVVAHFNRSQLKHLKPGDRVKIRVGAIRDHMFRGSVASLAAPAHRDTAGRAPARQPAAPASPSSPTVPVRIAFDTDSLLGFEDRLDPGAASSVEVGAD; encoded by the coding sequence ATGAAAATCTCAGATTTCATCGCCGGTGCGAAGCACCAGGAGGCGGAGTCGAGCCTCTCACGGGCCTCCCCGGAAACTGTTCCGGACCCCGGCTCGGCGGGGCCGGTCCCGGTCCCCGGTCCGGATGCGGAATGCCGCGAGGGAACGTCGCGAAGTCCTGGCGCGGCAGGCAGGCGCACCGCGGCAGGCATTGTCTGCCTTGCCATTGTCGCGGCGATCGGTTTCGGGCTTTGGCGTGAAGGTACCCCCTCGACGGATCAAGCCAGCGTCGAGCGCGATGCCTATCCGGTCAGCAGCCAGACCACTGGGACAATCGCAAAAATCTTTGTCTCCAATGGCCAGTACGTGCGGGCGGGCGATTTGCTGGTCGAAATGGACAAGCGGGAAGTCGAGACCGAGTTGGCGGCGGCTGCGGCTGAGGTCATCCGGGACCAGGCGACCCTGCAGGCCAGCGCGGCCCGGCTCGCCAAAGCACAACCCGCGCTGGAAAAAGCGGTGTTGGCCGTGCGTCACCGCGAAAGGGAGCTCGATACGGCGTTGCTCGATTACCAAGCCGTCTTAGGGGTACAAGCAAAGAAAGGCATCCCACCAGCCTGGTTGTCGGCCGCCCGAAAGGGGTACGAAGAGGCGCTCAGCCTCTACTCGCAAGCGAAGGCAACGCTGGCGGCGGCGATTGAGCGTGTCCAAAGCGATCAGGAGCTGAGGGCGACCCTGGCGGTGAAGCTGCAAAGCGCGCAGGCCACGATCCAGCGGGCCGAACAGCAGCTTTCGGATGCCCGGATCTACGCGAAGGTGAATGGGCGCGTCCTCTTTGACAAAAGCAAGCTGGCTCAACACCTGCGGGCCGGGGAGGTCTTTCTAAGGTTGATGGGAGACCCGTGCGTGGTGGCCCATTTCAACCGAAGCCAGCTGAAGCATCTTAAGCCGGGCGACCGGGTAAAAATCCGGGTTGGGGCCATTCGAGACCATATGTTCCGGGGCAGTGTGGCAAGTCTGGCTGCGCCGGCGCACCGGGATACCGCCGGCCGGGCGCCGGCGCGACAGCCCGCGGCCCCCGCTTCACCGTCATCCCCGACGGTGCCGGTCAGGATTGCGTTTGATACCGACAGCCTCCTCGGGTTCGAGGACCGCCTGGACCCGGGAGCAGCGAGCTCGGTGGAGGTTGGCGCAGATTAA
- a CDS encoding prepilin-type N-terminal cleavage/methylation domain-containing protein, whose protein sequence is MKILVRNRRSRGWSLLEIIVAVAIAATLAAAGANTYFQAFRANMRKAEMLIRDIEMLKQNLCTAIACGEAQEPTDETTLAAQILPAIRIQGLALTGNEQTDAYTLGFSNLSVGTLDAVDANGTLIGLGTPASITLPNGTVVTSTSR, encoded by the coding sequence GTGAAAATCCTGGTACGAAATCGTCGAAGCCGCGGCTGGAGCCTGTTGGAGATCATCGTGGCCGTCGCGATTGCGGCAACCCTGGCGGCGGCTGGGGCCAATACTTATTTCCAGGCGTTCCGAGCCAACATGAGAAAGGCAGAAATGCTCATCCGTGATATCGAAATGCTTAAGCAAAACCTCTGCACCGCCATCGCCTGCGGTGAGGCCCAAGAACCGACCGATGAGACGACGTTAGCTGCCCAAATTCTGCCGGCGATCAGGATTCAAGGACTTGCCTTGACTGGAAATGAGCAGACCGATGCCTATACGTTAGGCTTCTCTAACCTTAGTGTTGGTACCCTAGACGCCGTGGACGCCAACGGCACCCTGATTGGGCTGGGCACTCCCGCTAGCATCACCCTTCCCAACGGCACGGTGGTAACCAGTACATCGCGATAG
- a CDS encoding PAS domain-containing protein — protein MRAQDPGMMPLYYTFPNALNDSSDGYLLVLEIPADGSIRRIFCDAGIIDDDLQSLGQVSHLDRLITPLGQRLRHYVQSALQSGNSLQFSWSRWNNLPPVYHEIKITPDEALSAVNVVVSRARSLHGRTLETKWALQALRQVSDGVVVAEAEQTLGGEPRIIYVNPSFTALSGFQLEDLFGKSAKSLFGPENGQPGGVSRLRALVGHSGVAERVLSCKDGSKRPVELDVKSITDDAGWLVQWILVVRGDKASRAGDGRARLLDEAVQGARIGVMITDGDARGNGPNIVYANDELCRLTGYTAAELTGRNALFLLGPQPEKQAITSLRHALDQGIFEQQVIRCYRKDKTELWLRWHPVSPVYDENHRTKNFLILIQDVTSEWTDLETQIRDSHRDSLGILAAGTAHDLNNILTFICSNSMLAREDIPCTATMALECLQQMDDAAMSASRLMRQLLHFARAEASVETAVSLPKLLREAVKFSLQGSGVTAKFEVDEECPAVLASDSRLRHAISALVINSREAMPAGGICFVKLERVTLAPGALPCLLPGNYAQITLIDTGRGIAPEDVSRVFDPYFTTKKGGHGLGLTVARAVIEKYGGHLALKSIPGEGASASIYLPVYAGGVEETPAADNEVIHGSGRILLMDDDAKLRERLEKSVRTLGYNPCVAEDGAEALELYAAAQEKGEQFDLVVLDLTVPGGLGAKATLPKLRKLDPGVKVVIASGYNEADVLSSVSELGFDALLPKPYTFAELSRVLACAIGNQSRTAQ, from the coding sequence GTGAGAGCCCAAGATCCCGGCATGATGCCCCTCTATTACACCTTCCCAAACGCCCTGAATGACAGCTCGGACGGCTACCTCCTGGTGCTCGAGATCCCGGCCGACGGGTCTATCCGCCGGATTTTCTGCGATGCCGGGATCATCGATGACGACCTGCAGTCGCTGGGCCAGGTCTCTCACCTTGACCGTTTGATAACCCCTCTCGGCCAGAGACTCCGGCATTACGTCCAGAGCGCGTTGCAATCCGGTAACAGCTTACAGTTCAGCTGGTCCCGCTGGAATAACCTGCCGCCCGTCTATCACGAGATCAAGATCACGCCTGACGAGGCGCTTTCGGCCGTTAACGTCGTGGTCAGCCGCGCGCGCAGCCTGCACGGGCGCACCCTGGAAACGAAATGGGCGCTCCAGGCACTGCGGCAGGTGAGCGACGGGGTGGTCGTGGCGGAAGCGGAACAAACCCTCGGAGGCGAGCCCCGGATCATCTACGTCAACCCGAGTTTTACCGCGCTGTCCGGTTTTCAGCTTGAGGACCTTTTTGGGAAAAGCGCTAAATCGTTGTTCGGACCGGAAAACGGCCAGCCTGGCGGGGTGAGCCGGTTGCGGGCACTGGTGGGGCATTCGGGAGTTGCGGAGCGGGTTTTGTCCTGCAAAGACGGGTCCAAGCGTCCGGTTGAGCTGGATGTAAAATCAATCACGGACGACGCGGGGTGGCTCGTACAATGGATCCTGGTCGTGCGCGGCGACAAGGCGTCACGGGCCGGCGACGGCCGGGCTCGATTGCTGGATGAAGCCGTGCAGGGGGCGCGCATCGGGGTCATGATTACCGACGGCGACGCTCGAGGCAACGGCCCGAACATCGTTTACGCCAACGACGAGCTTTGCCGCCTGACGGGTTACACCGCCGCGGAATTGACCGGGCGCAACGCGCTTTTCCTGCTGGGGCCACAGCCGGAAAAACAGGCCATCACGAGCCTCCGGCACGCGCTCGACCAAGGCATCTTTGAGCAACAGGTCATCCGTTGTTACCGCAAGGATAAAACCGAACTCTGGTTGCGATGGCATCCGGTGTCACCGGTCTACGACGAAAATCACCGGACAAAAAATTTTCTGATCCTGATTCAGGATGTGACGTCCGAGTGGACCGACCTCGAGACGCAGATCCGGGATTCGCACCGGGATTCGCTCGGGATCCTGGCGGCGGGCACCGCGCACGACCTGAACAACATTCTCACGTTCATCTGTTCGAACTCGATGCTGGCCAGGGAAGATATCCCTTGCACGGCAACGATGGCCTTGGAGTGCCTCCAGCAGATGGATGACGCCGCGATGTCGGCCTCCCGCCTCATGCGGCAGTTGCTCCATTTTGCGCGTGCGGAAGCTTCCGTCGAGACCGCGGTTTCCCTGCCGAAACTGCTGCGGGAAGCGGTGAAGTTCAGCCTCCAGGGGTCGGGCGTGACGGCGAAGTTCGAGGTCGACGAAGAGTGCCCGGCGGTGCTGGCCTCCGACTCCCGGCTGCGCCATGCCATCAGCGCGCTGGTCATCAATTCCCGGGAAGCCATGCCGGCCGGCGGTATTTGCTTCGTCAAACTGGAGCGGGTCACCCTTGCGCCCGGCGCTCTGCCTTGTTTGCTGCCCGGCAACTATGCGCAGATCACCCTGATCGATACCGGCCGGGGTATTGCCCCCGAAGATGTCTCCCGCGTTTTTGACCCTTACTTCACGACGAAGAAAGGCGGGCACGGCCTGGGACTGACGGTTGCTCGCGCCGTCATCGAAAAATACGGGGGTCACCTCGCCCTTAAATCCATCCCCGGCGAAGGCGCCAGCGCGTCCATCTACCTGCCCGTCTACGCGGGGGGCGTGGAGGAAACCCCTGCCGCCGACAACGAGGTCATCCATGGATCCGGCCGCATCCTCCTGATGGATGACGATGCCAAACTGCGTGAGCGCCTCGAAAAGTCAGTCCGGACGCTCGGCTACAATCCCTGCGTGGCCGAGGACGGGGCGGAGGCCCTCGAGCTTTACGCGGCCGCGCAGGAAAAGGGTGAGCAGTTCGACCTGGTCGTCCTGGACCTGACGGTGCCGGGCGGCCTGGGCGCCAAAGCCACCTTGCCCAAACTGCGTAAACTGGACCCGGGCGTCAAAGTGGTCATCGCGAGCGGCTATAATGAAGCCGACGTGCTTTCAAGCGTTTCGGAACTCGGCTTCGATGCGTTGCTGCCGAAGCCGTACACGTTTGCCGAACTCTCGCGCGTTCTCGCCTGCGCCATCGGCAACCAATCCCGCACCGCCCAGTAA
- a CDS encoding type II/IV secretion system protein, with translation MRSFLGEEVAVQIPKLKHTPNLCFDIDGLLSPSARSASLEANPVSQFFHRALTQGTKSPVVDPNQFATQWKDPWPLSDDCLFLPLSRSENLKQITLVTSVPLLLPSTKWLQRLAAFFPGHRYAIAFCPPEAFVRYQQSLRGKSILSATPSVPTPVPAEQAPLQMVNSAFCDLNGFSLDASGMRQHFNSFDVFTSLTAVPIYLYSDILTVAYPVPAQRASFRMTDETRLMTLLPKALAAQNKRFRLKLIQAEGEAIQSILATATTIDVSALAGALEDTQSAYGPKREVHAFEAQELAQKAHSGDASMADVALSIIYEAVKAGASDIHIQPEQNELVIRYRVNGRCYKFAHTIPVFLCSQLIGAIKAKAKINHVTTPIPQDGGFSLQNKQGGDVIDVRVNTQLTEEGESTVMRLSRQRQRLLRIEDLGLSTFGAHILKRFIDSDHGLGLVCGPTGSGKSTTLYAAMADINREIYTVLSGESPVERRIPGVAQTSVRHPLTFSEWVKGTLRRDPDYIIVGETRDEDTAEQIVRAAETGHVTFTTLHTNTAAGAVTRLNGLGIPRFIIAEVLKCVFAQRLAGVICPDCAVPARNAPSREEMLEHYRVRPSDIPDQLQFLNTDKRPGCPRCKGTGIVGRTLICEAFYVDHTVKELILTDAPLHEIEDALMRQGGQTLGQAALLKSAAGMVTLSEAIGIVGLDALAYVKTSSASGKSHGGEDAEIATGDGIDDASGGTSI, from the coding sequence TTGCGCAGCTTCCTGGGTGAAGAAGTAGCCGTCCAGATCCCGAAGCTCAAACACACGCCGAACCTCTGTTTCGACATCGACGGGCTGTTATCGCCCTCGGCACGCTCCGCTTCCCTGGAAGCCAATCCGGTTTCCCAGTTCTTCCACCGGGCACTCACCCAGGGCACCAAGAGCCCGGTGGTTGACCCCAACCAGTTTGCAACCCAGTGGAAAGATCCGTGGCCGCTGAGTGACGACTGCTTGTTTCTGCCCCTGAGCCGGTCGGAAAACCTGAAGCAGATCACCCTGGTAACATCCGTGCCGTTGCTGCTGCCGAGCACGAAATGGCTGCAGCGCCTGGCGGCCTTCTTTCCCGGTCACCGTTACGCGATCGCGTTTTGTCCTCCGGAGGCTTTTGTCCGTTACCAGCAGTCGCTTCGCGGCAAGAGCATCCTCAGCGCGACCCCCTCGGTTCCAACCCCGGTCCCGGCGGAGCAGGCCCCGCTGCAGATGGTCAACTCGGCGTTTTGTGATCTCAACGGCTTCAGCCTGGATGCGAGCGGGATGCGCCAGCATTTCAACTCGTTCGACGTGTTCACGTCGTTGACCGCCGTTCCTATCTACCTTTACAGCGACATTCTGACCGTCGCCTACCCGGTGCCGGCGCAGCGGGCGTCGTTCCGCATGACGGACGAGACGCGCCTGATGACCCTGCTGCCGAAGGCGCTGGCTGCGCAGAACAAACGGTTCCGGCTCAAGCTGATCCAGGCCGAAGGCGAAGCCATCCAGTCGATCCTCGCGACGGCGACCACGATCGACGTCTCCGCCCTGGCGGGTGCGCTGGAGGACACGCAGAGCGCCTACGGACCGAAGCGCGAAGTGCATGCCTTCGAAGCCCAGGAACTGGCGCAGAAAGCCCATTCGGGCGACGCCAGCATGGCCGACGTGGCGCTCTCGATCATCTACGAGGCCGTCAAGGCGGGGGCATCCGACATTCACATTCAACCGGAGCAGAACGAACTGGTGATCCGGTACCGGGTGAACGGCCGGTGCTACAAGTTTGCGCACACGATCCCGGTGTTCCTGTGCAGCCAGTTGATCGGCGCGATCAAAGCCAAGGCCAAGATCAACCACGTCACCACCCCGATCCCGCAGGATGGCGGGTTCTCGCTCCAGAACAAGCAGGGCGGCGACGTGATCGACGTGCGCGTCAACACCCAGTTGACCGAAGAAGGCGAATCGACGGTCATGCGTTTGAGCCGGCAACGGCAGCGCCTGTTGCGGATCGAGGACCTGGGCCTCTCCACCTTCGGGGCGCACATCCTGAAGCGGTTCATCGACAGCGATCACGGCCTCGGGCTGGTGTGCGGACCGACCGGTAGCGGTAAATCGACCACGCTTTATGCGGCCATGGCCGACATCAACCGCGAGATTTACACCGTCCTGAGCGGGGAATCCCCGGTGGAACGCCGGATTCCCGGCGTGGCGCAGACCTCGGTCCGGCACCCGCTGACCTTTTCCGAATGGGTCAAAGGCACCTTGCGGCGCGACCCCGACTACATCATCGTCGGTGAAACCCGCGACGAAGACACCGCCGAACAGATCGTCCGCGCGGCCGAGACGGGCCACGTTACCTTCACCACGCTGCACACCAACACGGCGGCCGGCGCCGTCACCCGGTTGAACGGCTTGGGCATCCCCCGGTTCATCATCGCCGAAGTGCTCAAGTGCGTGTTTGCCCAGCGCCTGGCCGGGGTGATCTGCCCGGACTGCGCCGTTCCGGCCAGGAACGCGCCGAGCAGGGAGGAAATGCTCGAGCATTACCGGGTCCGGCCCTCGGATATCCCGGACCAACTTCAGTTTCTTAACACCGACAAGCGGCCCGGCTGCCCGCGTTGTAAAGGCACCGGGATCGTCGGGCGCACCTTGATCTGTGAAGCCTTTTACGTCGATCACACCGTCAAGGAACTGATCCTGACCGACGCCCCGCTGCACGAAATCGAGGACGCGCTGATGCGGCAAGGGGGACAGACCCTGGGGCAAGCGGCCCTGCTCAAAAGTGCAGCGGGGATGGTGACGTTATCGGAAGCGATCGGCATCGTCGGCCTCGACGCCCTCGCCTATGTAAAGACCAGCAGCGCCTCAGGGAAGTCTCATGGCGGTGAGGACGCCGAAATCGCCACCGGCGACGGGATTGACGACGCAAGCGGCGGCACCTCCATCTAA
- the astD gene encoding succinylglutamate-semialdehyde dehydrogenase has protein sequence MDALAGDGWLEGSGEPFTSTNPATGEVVLRVHPAGRPEVETAFAAAGRAQPAWAELPFSERAETARRFAQRLAAGREKLANLISAEVGKPAWESNQEVDAMTRKVDLSVEAYEKRTGSERKPAGDAVAWVSHAPHGIVAVLGPFNFPGHLPNGHLVPALLAGNAALFKPSEFAPAVGAFMAKVWLEAGLPPGILNVLQGSRPTAELILDQPGLAGVFFTGSAAAGAAIHRRFAGRPEVILALEMGGNNPMVVLGPGLTEAAARTVAISAFISAGQRCTCTRRLIVVGDDVDLSPLCDLARRLQVGLPAQNPFIGPLIHRAAAEQVLHVQSRLRASGGKPLVEMVPAEPGLPFLHPGVIDVSAVAGHPDEEVFGPLLQVIRVPDFDEALAEANRTRFGLAAGLIGGSEADWQKFRRRVRAGVINWNRPTTGASSAAPFGGVGISGNHRPSAYYAADYCAYPVASLMAEAVSAPQFPGLP, from the coding sequence ATGGATGCGTTGGCAGGCGACGGGTGGCTCGAAGGCTCAGGGGAACCGTTCACCTCGACGAACCCCGCCACCGGTGAGGTTGTCCTCCGGGTACACCCGGCGGGGCGGCCCGAGGTCGAAACGGCGTTTGCCGCCGCCGGCCGGGCGCAGCCCGCGTGGGCGGAGTTGCCGTTTTCAGAGCGCGCGGAAACGGCGCGGCGCTTCGCGCAGCGGCTGGCGGCCGGCCGCGAAAAACTTGCGAACCTGATTTCGGCTGAAGTGGGCAAACCGGCCTGGGAATCCAACCAGGAGGTGGACGCCATGACGCGCAAGGTTGACCTCAGCGTCGAGGCTTATGAGAAGCGGACCGGCAGCGAACGCAAACCGGCCGGTGACGCGGTCGCCTGGGTCAGTCACGCCCCGCACGGCATCGTGGCCGTGCTCGGCCCGTTCAACTTTCCCGGGCACCTGCCTAATGGTCACCTGGTGCCGGCGCTCCTGGCCGGCAACGCGGCCCTCTTCAAGCCGAGCGAGTTTGCGCCGGCCGTGGGCGCCTTTATGGCAAAAGTCTGGCTGGAAGCAGGCCTGCCGCCGGGCATCCTAAATGTTCTGCAGGGGAGCCGGCCAACGGCCGAACTCATCCTCGACCAGCCGGGCCTCGCCGGCGTGTTCTTCACCGGAAGCGCCGCCGCCGGAGCGGCCATTCATCGCAGATTTGCGGGTCGGCCGGAAGTCATCCTGGCGCTCGAGATGGGCGGCAATAACCCGATGGTGGTGCTCGGCCCGGGTTTGACCGAAGCCGCCGCGCGCACCGTCGCGATTTCGGCGTTCATCTCGGCAGGCCAACGGTGCACCTGCACGCGCCGGCTCATCGTGGTGGGTGACGACGTCGATTTATCTCCGCTCTGCGACCTGGCGCGCCGCCTGCAAGTCGGGCTGCCGGCCCAAAATCCATTCATCGGCCCGCTGATTCATCGTGCCGCGGCTGAACAGGTCTTGCACGTACAGTCCCGCTTGCGCGCCTCGGGCGGCAAACCATTGGTCGAAATGGTTCCGGCTGAACCCGGCCTGCCGTTCCTGCACCCGGGTGTCATCGACGTTTCGGCGGTTGCCGGCCACCCGGACGAAGAGGTCTTCGGGCCGTTGCTCCAGGTGATCAGGGTGCCGGATTTTGACGAAGCTTTGGCTGAGGCGAACCGGACCAGGTTCGGGCTCGCCGCCGGGCTGATCGGCGGCTCCGAGGCGGACTGGCAAAAGTTCCGGCGTCGCGTCCGGGCGGGCGTGATCAATTGGAACCGCCCCACGACCGGGGCGAGCAGCGCGGCGCCTTTCGGTGGGGTAGGCATTTCCGGCAACCATCGGCCGAGCGCGTATTATGCGGCCGATTACTGCGCTTACCCCGTCGCGTCGCTGATGGCGGAGGCGGTGAGTGCTCCGCAGTTCCCCGGCCTGCCGTAA